A region from the Paludicola sp. MB14-C6 genome encodes:
- a CDS encoding APC family permease: MNHKNEKYGLFTAIAMIVGICIGSGIFFKSDNILIATNGSIILGVLVFAIGAIAIIFGGLCFSELASRTSKPGGVVTYMDEFSGKRSACSFGWFQTFIYYPTLTAVVSWVVGIYTCILFNLKNTLEQQILIGSAFLIICYVYNTLSAKIGGIFQNAATIIKLIPLALLAVFGFIFGNPMEGLQNVSPSHLMGLTWISAIGPIAFAFDGWVVSTSIAHEVKNSKKNMPRALIIAPFIILACYVLYFIGITTFVGTEKVLEMGDVHVQYAAQQLFGSLFAKAITVFVVISVMGTLNGLVLGFIRMPYSMAIREGMFPFAKKLSIVNKKFNMPVYSAVFASALSAFWMVLHYLTTKFKLLPNSDVSEISIAVSYVFYILLYYRVFQMYKRKEIKSVWKGIVYPIFATIGSLIILYGAFQSKLFLIYAAICVLVIVASIVFYTKKMKKIKQTIS, encoded by the coding sequence TTGAATCATAAGAATGAAAAGTATGGTTTATTTACAGCAATCGCGATGATTGTTGGAATTTGTATCGGTTCGGGAATATTTTTTAAAAGCGATAACATTTTAATAGCAACCAATGGAAGCATTATTTTAGGTGTATTGGTTTTTGCTATTGGAGCAATTGCTATTATTTTTGGCGGATTGTGTTTCAGCGAATTAGCTTCAAGAACCAGCAAGCCGGGCGGAGTAGTTACTTATATGGACGAGTTTTCCGGTAAACGAAGTGCATGTAGCTTTGGCTGGTTTCAAACTTTTATTTATTATCCTACATTAACTGCTGTTGTATCTTGGGTTGTCGGGATTTATACTTGCATTCTATTCAACCTAAAAAACACATTGGAGCAGCAAATTTTAATTGGTAGTGCTTTCTTGATAATTTGTTATGTGTATAATACACTATCGGCAAAAATCGGTGGCATTTTCCAAAATGCTGCAACAATCATTAAGTTAATTCCGCTTGCATTATTGGCGGTTTTCGGTTTTATCTTTGGTAATCCAATGGAAGGTTTACAAAACGTATCTCCTTCTCATTTAATGGGGTTAACATGGATTTCTGCAATTGGACCAATTGCTTTTGCATTTGACGGATGGGTTGTTTCAACCTCCATTGCTCATGAAGTAAAAAACTCAAAAAAGAATATGCCAAGAGCATTGATTATTGCACCATTTATAATATTAGCTTGTTATGTTTTATATTTTATAGGCATTACAACCTTTGTCGGAACAGAAAAAGTATTGGAAATGGGTGACGTTCATGTACAATATGCAGCGCAACAACTATTTGGCTCATTGTTTGCAAAAGCGATTACAGTATTTGTTGTAATATCTGTTATGGGTACATTAAATGGGCTGGTACTTGGTTTTATCAGAATGCCATATTCAATGGCTATTAGAGAAGGTATGTTCCCGTTTGCAAAAAAATTATCAATAGTAAATAAGAAATTCAATATGCCTGTTTATTCAGCAGTTTTTGCATCTGCATTGAGTGCTTTTTGGATGGTGCTTCACTATTTGACTACTAAATTTAAATTGTTGCCAAACTCTGACGTTTCAGAAATATCTATTGCAGTAAGCTACGTATTTTATATTTTGTTATACTATCGTGTGTTCCAAATGTATAAAAGGAAAGAAATTAAAAGCGTTTGGAAGGGTATTGTATATCCGATTTTTGCAACGATCGGTTCGTTAATTATTTTATATGGCGCATTCCAAAGCAAGCTTTTCTTGATATATGCTGCAATATGCGTGCTAGTGATTGTTGCATCAATCGTATTTTATACAAAGAAAATGAAGAAGATAAAACAAACCATATCATAA
- a CDS encoding GNAT family N-acetyltransferase → MLEILRANIEDATEITAIKTTAYNKEINTYLGRDGGPPGYNQVESQLHIINNFIAYKILIDNRIIGAFFLIPIDEATMRFEDFVIHPLYQNKGYGYQTMVLTEKTYPNITQWQLSTPVFSVGNQHLYKKFGYIEVSRDQELIEYIKTITK, encoded by the coding sequence ATGTTAGAGATATTAAGAGCAAACATAGAAGACGCAACGGAAATTACAGCTATAAAAACTACTGCCTATAATAAAGAAATAAATACATATTTAGGAAGAGATGGAGGTCCTCCGGGCTACAATCAAGTTGAATCTCAGCTACATATTATAAATAATTTTATAGCATATAAAATATTAATAGATAATAGAATTATAGGAGCATTTTTTCTTATTCCTATTGATGAAGCTACTATGAGATTTGAGGACTTTGTTATTCATCCACTCTATCAAAATAAAGGATATGGTTATCAAACAATGGTACTGACTGAAAAAACATATCCCAATATAACACAATGGCAGTTGTCAACTCCTGTATTTAGTGTAGGCAATCAACATTTGTATAAGAAATTTGGTTATATAGAAGTTTCAAGAGATCAAGAATTAATTGAATATATTAAAACTATCACCAAATAA
- a CDS encoding transposase translates to MELRQRKSNRLKGYDYSQNGAYFVTICIKNRYEMLSDICRGWALLSPIGEVAENQINTLSKRYNVKIDKYVIMPNHIHMIIVIMKGADTQSVMQAEQSPAPTISDIICTFKSISTKLSNKYNNTPGRQIWQRSYHDHIIRNEQEYQKIWQYIDTNTLKWEDDCFYRK, encoded by the coding sequence GTGGAATTAAGGCAACGAAAATCTAACAGGTTAAAAGGGTATGATTACAGCCAAAATGGTGCGTATTTCGTTACGATATGCATCAAAAACAGATATGAAATGCTGTCAGACATCTGTAGGGGCTGGGCTCTGCTCAGCCCAATAGGAGAAGTTGCAGAAAACCAAATAAACACTTTATCAAAACGTTATAATGTTAAAATCGATAAATATGTTATTATGCCAAATCACATACATATGATTATTGTTATCATGAAAGGGGCGGATACACAATCCGTCATGCAGGCGGAGCAGAGCCCCGCCCCTACAATTTCAGATATTATTTGTACATTTAAGTCAATATCCACTAAATTATCAAATAAATACAATAATACTCCTGGGCGACAAATTTGGCAACGTTCCTACCACGACCACATTATCCGCAACGAACAGGAGTACCAAAAAATATGGCAATATATCGACACAAACACGTTAAAATGGGAAGATGATTGTTTTTACAGAAAATGA
- a CDS encoding NUDIX domain-containing protein, with product MNRPVRNSAKALIIKDGKLLAIKIDDKGDVFYIMPGGGQESEENLSDAVCREVAEELGLKVIPKELVFVIEGVHGESFHRVDLVFLCELVGKIKGSVLHGDTNQVGYDWLDIETLISKPLYPSKLRRQIIDLYHGNKYQTYLGNEEAGDTECLE from the coding sequence ATGAACCGACCAGTCAGAAATTCCGCAAAAGCATTGATTATTAAAGACGGCAAATTACTTGCTATAAAGATTGATGACAAAGGTGATGTATTTTATATTATGCCTGGGGGCGGTCAGGAATCAGAAGAAAATTTATCAGATGCAGTTTGCCGCGAGGTTGCCGAAGAATTAGGACTTAAAGTTATTCCAAAAGAATTAGTTTTCGTTATTGAAGGAGTACATGGTGAAAGTTTTCACCGCGTTGATTTGGTTTTTCTTTGCGAGCTTGTAGGCAAAATCAAAGGTTCCGTTCTTCATGGTGACACAAATCAAGTCGGTTATGACTGGCTTGATATTGAAACTCTTATTTCAAAACCATTATACCCTTCAAAGCTCCGCAGACAAATAATTGATCTTTACCACGGTAATAAATACCAAACATATTTAGGCAACGAAGAAGCCGGTGATACAGAATGTTTGGAATAG
- a CDS encoding TetR/AcrR family transcriptional regulator yields the protein MATVLNANIKDKILQSATQLLQENSFNDISLASIAKNAQISKGTLYYYYNSKDDILFDITEKYLETLEKALVDWIENKDKDTSLPRIIKYVLEFGCAENFGNLRLYLVGAAVSGNEPLRQKYVEKYSQFKTRLTQEIAIRSKNDDADYIVWLLLTVMDGVLIQNQLHNADFNKDDFIKKTVELIQEKHKKS from the coding sequence ATGGCGACAGTATTAAACGCAAACATCAAAGATAAAATCTTACAGTCGGCAACACAACTTCTACAGGAAAATTCCTTTAACGATATTTCGCTCGCAAGCATTGCTAAAAATGCACAAATCAGCAAAGGTACACTCTATTACTATTACAACAGCAAAGATGATATTCTATTTGATATTACTGAAAAATATCTTGAAACGCTAGAAAAAGCGCTAGTCGATTGGATTGAAAACAAAGACAAAGACACCAGCTTGCCGAGAATTATTAAATACGTTCTTGAATTCGGTTGTGCAGAAAACTTTGGAAATCTGCGACTTTATTTAGTAGGTGCTGCTGTTTCGGGCAATGAGCCGCTGCGCCAAAAATACGTTGAAAAATATTCGCAATTTAAAACCAGGCTAACACAAGAAATTGCTATTCGTAGCAAAAACGATGATGCTGATTATATTGTTTGGCTTTTACTTACGGTTATGGATGGAGTTTTAATTCAAAATCAACTCCATAATGCTGATTTTAACAAAGATGATTTTATTAAAAAAACCGTAGAACTGATACAAGAGAAACATAAGAAATCATAA
- a CDS encoding NAD(P)/FAD-dependent oxidoreductase gives MHIVDQLNRKLDARFGDKVRAQQEGDVVTLTGHVDTWMEKVEAGRMCASKQRSYYIVNDIVSEKEDILPMRVPPIKDTLLEGKHYDAVIIGAGIVGSAIARELARYNISILLLEKEHDVAMQASSRNDGMVHPGIDLKKGTQKQKYNKLGNEMYDKVCEELGVPFQRVGQYLGFVQKGAKYVLPLTPVHWHKMGVPCKYVSRKELLEKEPHLNKEVVCGLSFPSAGIVCPYNLTIAYAENAVDNGVKLSLDTAVLNMNVQNGVITSVVTNRGTIYPGVVINAAGVFSDEVAQMANDRFFSIHPRKGTNAILDKKAAYQVQTIASFLGTASTKTTHSKGGGVVSTIDGNLLIGPDAVETNDKEDYATTKESVASTFAKQGIASPLLKIPDIITYFTGVRAPTYEEDFVITKGRKTKNLVHAAGIQSPGLTAAPAIGVSVAKMAVELLGESKEVTLNKNFNPIRKAIPRTAELSIEERNQLIKQNPDYGVIVCRCEEVSRGEIIDALHRSVPCDTVDGVKRRVRPGMGRCQGGFCGPLVTGIIAKEKGISIDEVLKSGYGSELVYNPTKEALQNE, from the coding sequence ATGCACATTGTGGATCAATTGAATAGAAAATTAGATGCACGTTTTGGCGACAAAGTACGTGCACAACAAGAGGGTGACGTAGTTACTTTAACAGGTCATGTTGATACATGGATGGAAAAAGTAGAAGCCGGGCGTATGTGTGCAAGCAAACAGCGAAGCTATTACATAGTCAACGACATAGTATCTGAAAAAGAAGATATTTTGCCAATGCGTGTTCCTCCGATTAAAGATACTTTGCTTGAGGGAAAGCATTATGATGCAGTTATCATTGGCGCAGGAATTGTTGGATCGGCAATTGCACGTGAACTTGCAAGATACAATATTTCAATACTTCTTCTTGAAAAAGAGCACGATGTTGCTATGCAAGCATCCAGTAGAAATGATGGCATGGTGCATCCTGGAATTGACTTGAAAAAAGGAACGCAAAAGCAAAAATACAATAAGCTTGGCAATGAGATGTATGACAAAGTATGTGAAGAGCTTGGCGTACCATTTCAACGTGTGGGGCAGTATCTTGGCTTTGTGCAAAAAGGCGCAAAGTATGTACTTCCATTAACACCTGTTCATTGGCACAAGATGGGTGTTCCATGCAAGTATGTTAGCCGCAAGGAACTGCTTGAGAAAGAACCTCATTTAAACAAAGAGGTAGTTTGTGGTCTTTCTTTTCCATCAGCAGGTATTGTATGCCCTTATAACTTAACAATTGCTTATGCTGAAAATGCAGTCGATAACGGAGTGAAGCTAAGCTTAGATACTGCGGTATTGAATATGAATGTACAAAATGGCGTAATAACTAGCGTTGTTACAAATCGTGGAACGATATATCCGGGTGTTGTAATCAATGCGGCTGGTGTGTTTAGTGATGAAGTGGCACAAATGGCAAATGACCGATTTTTTTCGATTCATCCTCGTAAAGGCACCAATGCAATTCTTGATAAAAAGGCAGCATATCAAGTACAAACAATTGCTTCTTTTTTAGGAACTGCTTCTACGAAAACGACTCATTCAAAAGGTGGCGGAGTTGTCAGCACGATTGACGGTAACTTGTTAATCGGACCGGATGCTGTTGAAACCAATGATAAAGAAGATTATGCAACGACTAAAGAAAGCGTAGCATCAACCTTTGCCAAACAGGGAATAGCATCACCACTATTAAAAATACCTGATATTATTACTTACTTTACTGGCGTTCGAGCTCCTACATATGAAGAGGATTTCGTTATTACAAAAGGCAGAAAGACAAAAAATCTTGTTCATGCGGCAGGAATACAATCCCCAGGATTGACAGCCGCTCCCGCTATTGGCGTTTCTGTTGCCAAAATGGCGGTAGAGCTATTAGGTGAATCCAAGGAGGTTACACTCAATAAAAACTTTAATCCAATACGTAAGGCAATCCCAAGAACAGCCGAACTGTCAATTGAAGAAAGAAATCAGCTCATTAAGCAAAATCCTGACTATGGGGTAATTGTTTGTCGGTGTGAAGAGGTAAGCCGTGGCGAGATAATAGATGCTTTGCATAGAAGTGTTCCATGTGATACGGTTGATGGAGTAAAACGTCGAGTTCGTCCGGGAATGGGTAGATGTCAAGGCGGTTTTTGCGGTCCGCTTGTTACTGGTATTATCGCCAAAGAAAAAGGTATCTCAATTGATGAGGTCTTAAAGAGCGGATATGGCAGCGAACTTGTATACAATCCGACAAAGGAGGCGTTACAAAATGAATAA
- a CDS encoding NAD(P)/FAD-dependent oxidoreductase, with protein MNKEKLYDVVVIGGGPAGLAAALSADEKGASVLLIEREARLGGILKQCIHDGFGLVRFGKKMAGPEYAQTFIDKIEKSKVHISLLTFATSIEKCDDGVRLTLVNCDGVETIIAKSLVLSTGCRERTARQIAIHGTRPAGVYTAGSAQYYTNVLGYMPTKKCVILGSGDIGLIMARRLTLEGATVIGVYEAKPTPSGLTRNIHQCLHDFNIPLYTSQTVTRVFGKERLEAVEVTMVDENMCPIKGTSKIIECDSLILSVGLIPENELAESLNVACDNRTKGPVCDQNYMTMQDGIFVCGNALHVNDLVDYVSESGEGAGKSAAQYQNEKRRLVEINPDNSFLYVVPQRLNLEKPIDSVVMFFRSNIERGKTKLSVTVDDKEVYTKIYRALRPPEMERISIDFTKLPIDEKSVIKLSLKEVSK; from the coding sequence ATGAATAAAGAAAAGCTTTATGACGTTGTCGTTATCGGAGGTGGTCCAGCAGGTCTTGCTGCTGCTTTGAGTGCGGATGAAAAAGGCGCATCTGTTTTGTTAATTGAGCGTGAAGCACGACTTGGCGGTATTCTAAAGCAATGCATCCATGATGGTTTCGGATTGGTGCGGTTCGGCAAAAAAATGGCAGGTCCTGAATACGCTCAAACATTTATTGATAAAATCGAAAAAAGTAAAGTACATATTAGCTTGTTAACCTTTGCAACTTCAATAGAAAAATGCGATGATGGTGTACGTTTAACACTTGTAAACTGCGATGGCGTAGAAACGATAATCGCAAAAAGTCTCGTTTTAAGTACAGGCTGCAGAGAACGTACTGCAAGACAAATTGCAATTCATGGCACAAGACCGGCAGGTGTTTATACTGCAGGTTCAGCACAGTATTATACCAATGTTTTAGGTTATATGCCAACTAAAAAATGCGTGATTCTTGGAAGTGGCGATATTGGGCTTATTATGGCAAGACGCTTGACATTAGAGGGAGCGACTGTTATAGGAGTTTACGAAGCAAAGCCAACACCAAGCGGACTTACCAGAAATATTCATCAATGCTTGCATGATTTTAATATTCCACTTTATACTAGCCAAACAGTTACTCGTGTGTTTGGCAAAGAGAGGCTGGAAGCGGTAGAAGTTACTATGGTGGATGAAAATATGTGTCCCATTAAAGGAACAAGCAAAATAATTGAATGTGACAGTCTTATTTTATCGGTAGGACTTATTCCCGAAAATGAGCTTGCTGAGAGTCTGAATGTTGCTTGCGATAATCGAACAAAAGGGCCTGTTTGCGACCAAAATTATATGACTATGCAAGATGGCATTTTTGTATGTGGAAATGCATTACATGTAAATGATTTAGTGGATTATGTTTCCGAAAGCGGCGAAGGTGCAGGAAAATCAGCAGCTCAATATCAAAATGAGAAGCGTAGGCTTGTTGAAATTAACCCCGATAATAGCTTTTTATACGTAGTACCGCAACGCTTAAATCTCGAAAAACCGATTGACAGTGTCGTTATGTTTTTCCGTTCCAATATCGAAAGAGGAAAAACAAAGTTATCTGTTACAGTAGACGATAAAGAGGTATATACTAAAATATATCGGGCATTACGTCCACCTGAAATGGAACGTATATCCATTGATTTTACGAAACTGCCTATAGATGAAAAAAGTGTGATTAAGCTTTCACTAAAAGAGGTGAGTAAATAA
- a CDS encoding DUF1667 domain-containing protein, whose product MNIVCIVCPNGCCIEVNRNGDQLEMSGNLCERGRKFVEAELTNPTRSLTTTMRSNSEIMPVIPVRTDGEIPKDMMFDVMAVINQGCVKVPVKCGDIVVKDILGTGCNMIATCSVNI is encoded by the coding sequence ATGAATATCGTTTGCATCGTTTGTCCGAATGGATGTTGTATTGAGGTAAATCGAAACGGGGACCAGCTTGAAATGAGCGGAAACTTGTGTGAGCGTGGAAGAAAATTTGTTGAAGCGGAGCTTACCAATCCAACACGAAGCCTTACAACAACAATGCGCTCCAATAGCGAAATAATGCCTGTAATCCCTGTTCGAACCGATGGAGAAATACCAAAAGATATGATGTTTGATGTTATGGCTGTTATCAATCAAGGGTGTGTAAAGGTACCTGTAAAATGTGGAGATATCGTTGTGAAAGATATTTTAGGTACCGGTTGTAACATGATTGCAACCTGCAGTGTTAACATCTGA
- a CDS encoding FGGY-family carbohydrate kinase, producing the protein MNQPLILTFDMGTQSARAMLVDQNGNIVKKAQKRYEPPYISRQPGWAEQRAEFYWESLCEVSLRLKEEAKDLWNNILAVTITSIRDTCVCVDSDGKPLRDAILWVDKRDAHGLPKIPASTKAAFCAVGMYDSVKLQRRMSACNWIRVNEPDIWKKTYKFLMLSTYLKYRMIGQYVDSCADLIGHIPFDSKGRRWMKVNDMKRCIFEIEPEKLYSVVEPGEVMGRVTQKASEETGIPEGFELIATGSDKGCETLGLSCFEKTKAALSFGTTATVQITTDFYMEPLPFIPAYPAVLKNCYNPEVQISRGYWLVSWFKREFGMKETQEANALGISPEELLNRRLKEIPAGCDGLVLQPYFTPGITMPKAKGAVIGFSDVHTRIHIYRAILEGINFALMDGLRTMEKRGGLKVKDLYVAGGGSQSDEICQITANMFGLPVHRIQTHEVSGLGSSMIAFVSKGVFSNIQDAAESMVHISSTFVPDMVEHKLYKAIYNEIFQKIFPRLIPLYKKHEEIKENLHVTSIPRL; encoded by the coding sequence ATGAATCAACCTCTTATATTGACTTTTGATATGGGTACACAGAGCGCACGTGCTATGTTGGTTGATCAAAACGGAAATATCGTTAAGAAAGCTCAAAAACGATATGAACCACCCTATATTTCAAGGCAACCCGGCTGGGCGGAACAAAGGGCGGAATTTTACTGGGAATCACTTTGTGAGGTGAGTTTAAGGCTGAAAGAAGAAGCAAAGGATTTATGGAACAATATTTTGGCTGTAACAATTACTTCGATTCGTGATACTTGCGTTTGCGTAGATAGTGATGGTAAGCCATTGCGTGATGCAATTCTTTGGGTTGATAAACGTGATGCACATGGACTTCCTAAGATTCCCGCATCTACAAAAGCAGCATTTTGTGCAGTGGGAATGTACGATTCCGTTAAATTGCAAAGACGTATGTCAGCTTGCAATTGGATTCGTGTTAACGAGCCAGATATTTGGAAAAAGACATATAAGTTCCTTATGCTGTCTACTTACTTGAAATATCGTATGATTGGTCAGTATGTTGACAGCTGTGCGGATTTAATCGGTCATATTCCTTTCGATAGCAAAGGCAGACGCTGGATGAAAGTGAATGATATGAAACGCTGCATATTTGAAATCGAGCCTGAAAAGCTTTACAGCGTTGTAGAGCCTGGTGAGGTTATGGGGCGTGTTACCCAAAAGGCAAGTGAAGAAACAGGAATACCGGAAGGCTTTGAGCTGATTGCAACGGGATCCGATAAGGGATGTGAAACGCTGGGACTTTCTTGTTTTGAAAAAACAAAGGCAGCTTTAAGCTTTGGAACGACAGCAACTGTCCAAATTACTACGGATTTCTATATGGAACCTTTGCCATTTATTCCAGCTTACCCAGCAGTATTAAAAAACTGTTATAATCCCGAAGTGCAAATATCACGTGGTTATTGGCTCGTTTCATGGTTCAAGAGAGAATTCGGCATGAAAGAAACCCAAGAGGCGAATGCTCTTGGAATTAGTCCGGAAGAGCTTTTGAATAGAAGGTTGAAAGAAATACCTGCTGGTTGTGATGGTTTGGTTTTGCAGCCATATTTTACACCGGGTATCACAATGCCAAAAGCAAAAGGAGCTGTTATCGGATTTTCCGATGTACATACAAGAATCCATATTTATCGTGCCATATTAGAGGGAATTAACTTTGCTTTAATGGACGGCTTGCGTACCATGGAAAAGCGTGGCGGATTAAAAGTAAAGGATTTATATGTGGCAGGCGGAGGCTCTCAAAGCGATGAGATTTGTCAAATTACAGCAAATATGTTTGGGCTTCCCGTACATCGCATACAAACTCATGAAGTGAGTGGACTGGGAAGCAGTATGATTGCGTTTGTTTCCAAAGGGGTATTTTCCAACATTCAAGATGCAGCGGAATCTATGGTACATATATCGAGTACATTTGTTCCGGATATGGTTGAGCATAAGCTGTATAAAGCAATTTATAACGAAATATTCCAAAAAATATTCCCACGGTTAATACCGTTGTATAAAAAACATGAAGAGATAAAGGAGAATTTACATGTCACATCCATACCAAGACTATGA
- a CDS encoding FAD-binding oxidoreductase — MSHPYQDYEPKWVEEKFSKASYRSIFKWGDPDFIKKPKESLYKLLKETFGLDDSFFKEYKEDLGFDEVKYDIPTNLSQNQIAAFVDILGSDYVRTDDYARLSVAYGKTMYDILRLRNKIIENIPDAVLYPSSKAEIEKIVAYCVKEKIPLYVYGGGSSVTRGVECVKGGVSLDMRLRFNKVISFNEVDQTITVQAGMSGPRLEEILNNAQTELGAKRAYTCGHFPQSFEYSSVGGWVVTRGAGQNSTYYGCISDIVVAQEYATPIGTIRTDRYPRKATGPDIGQIMMGSEGAFGVLTHVTLKVFRHMPETVKRFSFMFRDWETAQAAAREIMQSEAGHPSVFRLSDPEETQIMLRLYGVDETPLRHLFSMRGFKEGEMCLFLGFTNGEKGFSKNCAKVAKHTARKFGGMSLTGYVTKSWEKGRFNDPYLRDTIQDFGIVTDTMECTVNWSNMAQVHKDVRAYCKSRPNTICMTHMSHVYPQGANLYFIFIAKMSDPAEYKAYHAGILDAIQKAGASMSHHHGIGKMFAPWLEGFLGRNEYDIIRTLKHHFDPDNIMNPGGTLGLDLEEKDKKFLRSDIK, encoded by the coding sequence ATGTCACATCCATACCAAGACTATGAACCAAAATGGGTTGAAGAAAAATTCAGTAAAGCTTCATACAGATCAATTTTTAAATGGGGTGATCCTGACTTTATTAAAAAGCCAAAGGAAAGCCTTTATAAGTTGTTAAAAGAAACCTTTGGGCTAGATGATAGCTTTTTTAAAGAGTATAAAGAGGATTTAGGCTTTGATGAGGTTAAATATGATATTCCAACAAATTTGTCACAAAATCAAATAGCTGCATTTGTTGATATATTGGGTAGTGATTATGTTCGTACAGATGATTATGCAAGATTATCTGTGGCATACGGTAAAACAATGTATGATATTCTTCGTTTACGTAACAAGATTATCGAAAACATTCCAGATGCAGTTTTGTATCCATCATCAAAAGCTGAAATTGAGAAAATCGTAGCATATTGTGTGAAAGAAAAAATACCGTTATATGTCTATGGCGGTGGCTCTTCTGTAACTCGTGGAGTAGAGTGTGTTAAAGGTGGCGTATCACTGGATATGCGTTTACGCTTTAATAAGGTGATAAGCTTTAATGAAGTTGACCAAACGATAACAGTTCAAGCAGGAATGAGCGGCCCACGTTTGGAAGAGATTTTAAATAATGCACAAACAGAATTAGGTGCTAAACGTGCTTACACTTGTGGACATTTTCCTCAAAGCTTTGAATACTCCTCTGTTGGCGGATGGGTTGTAACCCGTGGAGCAGGTCAAAACAGTACTTATTATGGATGTATCAGCGATATCGTTGTTGCTCAAGAATATGCAACACCGATTGGAACAATCAGAACAGATAGATACCCACGTAAAGCTACTGGCCCAGATATTGGTCAAATTATGATGGGTAGCGAGGGCGCATTTGGTGTGTTAACTCATGTTACATTGAAAGTGTTTCGTCATATGCCTGAAACAGTTAAGCGCTTTTCATTTATGTTCCGTGATTGGGAAACAGCACAAGCAGCGGCACGTGAAATTATGCAATCCGAAGCAGGTCATCCTTCTGTTTTTCGTTTATCTGATCCGGAAGAAACGCAGATTATGCTTCGTTTATATGGAGTGGATGAAACACCATTGCGTCATTTGTTCTCTATGCGTGGATTTAAAGAAGGCGAAATGTGCTTATTTTTAGGATTTACAAATGGCGAAAAAGGGTTTAGTAAGAATTGTGCAAAAGTAGCAAAACATACTGCAAGAAAATTTGGTGGTATGAGCCTAACAGGCTATGTAACAAAATCATGGGAGAAAGGTCGTTTTAATGACCCATATCTACGTGATACCATTCAAGATTTCGGAATTGTAACGGATACAATGGAGTGCACTGTTAACTGGAGCAATATGGCGCAAGTGCATAAAGATGTTCGTGCTTATTGCAAGAGCAGACCAAACACTATTTGTATGACTCATATGTCCCACGTTTATCCACAGGGTGCAAACCTTTACTTTATATTTATTGCTAAAATGAGTGATCCTGCTGAGTATAAGGCTTACCATGCGGGAATTCTTGATGCAATTCAAAAAGCAGGAGCATCTATGAGCCATCATCATGGTATCGGAAAGATGTTCGCTCCTTGGCTTGAAGGATTTTTAGGCAGAAACGAATACGATATTATTCGTACACTTAAACACCATTTTGACCCTGATAATATCATGAATCCGGGCGGAACGCTTGGCCTTGATTTAGAAGAAAAGGATAAGAAGTTTTTAAGAAGTGATATTAAATAA